The Flavipsychrobacter sp. genome contains the following window.
TTCTGGTGCGGGTAAAACTATGCTTGTGCATATGCTTTATGGTCTAAGGAACGACTATATAGGTAAAATAAACTGGGGTGTATTCAGAATGGATATAGTTAATGCTGAACAACTTTCTCAGCTACGTGCCTCTACTGTAAGCATTGTATTTCAAGATCTAAAATTATTTCCTTCTTTAACAGTCTGGGAGAATGTAGATATAAAAAGACGCTTGACTGATACGGTTACAGAGTTTGATACGGAACAATGGCTAGGTCGTCTAGGTCTTGAAGATAGGTTAAATACGCCAGTAGCTCACCTGTCTTTTGGAGAACAACAAAGAGTTGCTATTGTAAGAGCATTATCTCAACCTTTCGACTGGTTGATATTAGATGAACCTTTTACTTTTTTAGATGCGTTTAATAGGAGAAAAGCAATTGCTTTGATCAAGCAGGTAGTCGATTTTTCAGGTGCAGGGTTGCTGATGGCAAGCCATGATGATAATGATGATTTTAAGTACACAAGAAAACTTTTACTTTGAGCAGCAAGAAACAGTTACGATTATTAAAGCGACTGTTGCTTGAAAAAAGAGCAGGAGGGAAGCTGTGGTTA
Protein-coding sequences here:
- a CDS encoding ATP-binding cassette domain-containing protein, with amino-acid sequence MRLSLERIIPSPIKDKVGAYDSWVWNQKLAINKGEKVLIQAPSGAGKTMLVHMLYGLRNDYIGKINWGVFRMDIVNAEQLSQLRASTVSIVFQDLKLFPSLTVWENVDIKRRLTDTVTEFDTEQWLGRLGLEDRLNTPVAHLSFGEQQRVAIVRALSQPFDWLILDEPFTFLDAFNRRKAIALIKQVVDFSGAGLLMASHDDNDDFKYTRKLLL